The following coding sequences lie in one Enterococcus sp. 9E7_DIV0242 genomic window:
- a CDS encoding carbohydrate ABC transporter permease produces MESAKQHHSKSLKRKNLLTAYSFIAPNFIGFFLFTLIPVVFSLILAFMEWDSFSAPKFVGITNFVKMIGDETFWISFKNTILYTVGVVPLTLLFSLGLAILLNQKIKGMKFFRTAFFFPYVTSLVAIAVVWNMLFHPTMGPINQFLKLIIDNPPGWTSSSQWALFAIIIVSVWRGMGYYMILYLAGLQSIPKELYEAASMDGATKWKQFMNVTLPSLKPTTFFVTIMLVINCFKIFDLVQVMTAGGPGRSTNVLVYTIYNEAFVKFNFGYASAIALVLFIIVLTITVVQFKWNQIQERA; encoded by the coding sequence ATGGAGTCTGCCAAACAGCATCATTCAAAAAGCTTAAAAAGAAAAAATTTATTGACCGCTTATTCATTTATTGCACCAAACTTTATCGGTTTTTTCCTATTCACATTGATCCCTGTTGTGTTTTCGTTAATTTTGGCATTTATGGAGTGGGATTCGTTTTCAGCGCCCAAGTTTGTTGGCATAACTAATTTTGTAAAAATGATAGGAGATGAAACGTTCTGGATTTCCTTTAAAAACACAATACTGTACACAGTTGGTGTGGTACCGTTGACCCTGTTATTTTCATTAGGGTTAGCTATTCTATTGAATCAAAAAATCAAAGGTATGAAATTTTTCCGGACGGCCTTCTTTTTTCCCTATGTTACATCATTAGTGGCAATTGCTGTTGTTTGGAACATGTTGTTTCATCCAACCATGGGGCCGATCAATCAGTTTTTGAAGCTGATCATTGATAATCCTCCGGGGTGGACCTCTAGCTCTCAGTGGGCCTTATTTGCAATTATTATTGTTAGTGTCTGGCGTGGAATGGGGTATTATATGATTTTATATCTGGCTGGTTTACAAAGTATCCCGAAAGAGTTGTATGAAGCAGCTTCAATGGATGGAGCAACGAAATGGAAGCAATTCATGAATGTGACACTGCCTTCGTTGAAACCAACTACTTTCTTTGTAACAATTATGTTGGTAATCAACTGCTTCAAGATTTTTGATTTGGTTCAGGTGATGACAGCTGGTGGACCGGGAAGATCCACCAATGTACTCGTATATACGATTTACAATGAGGCTTTTGTGAAATTTAATTTTGGCTATGCTTCAGCGATAGCATTGGTCTTATTCATTATAGTTCTGACGATCACGGTCGTTCAGTTCAAATGGAATCAAATTCAGGAGAGAGCTTAG
- a CDS encoding class I SAM-dependent methyltransferase, translating to MEFEATIPAVDSGRLLMEIPLKATTGLKKEPLQKVTVTIDEKVYLCNLFYKENSFWLHIIRGIKREVGLGVKTTFIMEPIVHVEAKKEEIHDQVLQWETTTCKSLMKQVGVKQEDYVVDFGCGYGHYTLGCALALEQSGVVFAVDCDAKALKWINKKEQMYKIDNIKTIQTNGMPVIDFPDNSVDVVLLYDIGHIHEKGTKKSLAPNLFKEAYRVLKKGGILSTLNFNSDIKKMRFEDEKTKISREDIDAAIVQVGFSFSHIVASGVHFDWYHSRHRLKKGLLFADLEREKIYNYVK from the coding sequence ATGGAGTTTGAGGCTACTATTCCTGCTGTTGACAGTGGTAGATTGTTGATGGAAATACCGTTAAAAGCGACAACTGGATTAAAAAAAGAACCTCTTCAAAAAGTAACCGTTACTATCGATGAGAAGGTGTACCTATGCAATTTATTCTATAAAGAGAACAGCTTCTGGCTGCATATTATAAGAGGAATAAAAAGAGAAGTGGGTTTAGGCGTAAAAACTACTTTTATAATGGAGCCCATTGTTCATGTGGAAGCAAAGAAAGAAGAGATACACGACCAAGTATTGCAATGGGAAACAACAACATGCAAGTCACTTATGAAACAGGTGGGTGTAAAGCAAGAGGACTATGTTGTTGATTTTGGTTGTGGGTACGGACATTATACGTTAGGTTGCGCTCTCGCGTTGGAACAGTCCGGAGTGGTTTTTGCTGTTGATTGTGATGCAAAGGCCTTGAAATGGATCAATAAAAAAGAGCAGATGTATAAGATCGATAACATAAAAACAATACAAACGAATGGTATGCCTGTTATTGATTTTCCTGATAACAGTGTAGATGTCGTTTTGCTATACGATATAGGGCATATTCATGAGAAAGGAACAAAGAAATCATTAGCTCCGAACTTGTTTAAAGAAGCCTATCGAGTCCTAAAGAAAGGTGGGATTCTTTCTACTTTGAATTTTAATAGTGATATAAAAAAGATGCGTTTTGAAGATGAGAAAACGAAAATAAGTAGGGAAGATATTGATGCTGCTATTGTTCAAGTTGGGTTTTCTTTTAGCCATATTGTAGCTAGTGGTGTTCACTTCGATTGGTATCATAGTAGACATAGATTGAAAAAAGGGCTATTATTTGCTGATTTAGAAAGAGAAAAAATTTATAATTATGTAAAATAA
- a CDS encoding carbohydrate ABC transporter permease: MVSASFKANNDVYTVPIQWIPKEWHPENYVKIWERVPLLTFFKNTGILSVLITLIQLFTSSFAAYGFSKMYFKGRDLLFLAYIATIAVPWQSYMIPQFIMMRKLGLTDTIWSLVLLQAFSAFGVFLLKQYYSSIPDELCESARIDGLSEWGIYRKIILPLTKPAIASLTIITFVNTWNDYMGPFIYLTSTENKTIQLGLKMFVGLYDVEYALIMAASVLSILPVAIVFLAMQKYFVEGIATSGMKG, translated from the coding sequence ATGGTTTCAGCATCTTTCAAGGCGAACAATGATGTCTATACTGTGCCGATCCAATGGATTCCCAAAGAGTGGCATCCGGAAAATTATGTGAAGATTTGGGAACGCGTACCGTTGCTGACCTTTTTTAAGAATACTGGTATTTTAAGTGTGTTAATTACCTTGATTCAGCTGTTTACCAGTAGTTTTGCAGCCTATGGGTTTTCCAAAATGTATTTCAAGGGCAGAGATTTACTATTCTTGGCATATATTGCGACGATTGCTGTTCCATGGCAATCATATATGATTCCTCAATTTATTATGATGCGCAAGTTGGGTTTGACTGATACGATCTGGTCTCTGGTTCTGTTACAGGCTTTCAGTGCATTTGGTGTATTTTTACTGAAACAGTATTACAGTAGTATTCCAGACGAATTATGTGAAAGCGCCCGTATTGATGGATTGTCGGAATGGGGAATTTATCGAAAAATTATTTTACCACTAACGAAGCCGGCCATTGCCAGTTTAACAATTATCACTTTTGTGAATACATGGAATGATTACATGGGCCCCTTTATCTATCTGACTTCTACTGAAAATAAAACGATTCAGCTGGGGTTAAAAATGTTTGTTGGTCTGTATGATGTTGAGTATGCCTTGATTATGGCTGCTTCAGTTCTGTCTATTCTACCAGTAGCTATTGTTTTTCTTGCGATGCAAAAATATTTTGTGGAAGGAATTGCGACATCAGGGATGAAGGGATAG
- the aguA gene encoding agmatine deiminase: MAKRMTTTPKADGFRMPAEYEPQEKVWMIWPERPDNWRDGGKPAQEAFSNVAKAISRFTPMNVVVSREQFANCRQQLPEEITVYEMSNNDAWIRDCGPSFLIDDQGELRGADWAFNAWGGLVDGLYFPWDQDDLVARKICEIEHVASYRTDDFVLEGGSFHVDGEGTVLTTEMCLLSEGRNPHMTKEEIEQKLCDYLNCEKVLWLKDGIDPEETNGHVDDVACFVAPGEVACIYTDDKNSPFYEAAQDGYKRLSEMTDAKGRKLRVHKICCPVNNVTIKGSFKIDYVEGTMPREDGDICIASYMNFLITNNGVIVPQYGDENDALAIEQIQAIFPDKEVVGVNTVEVVYGGGNIHCITQQQPKR, translated from the coding sequence ATGGCAAAAAGAATGACAACTACACCAAAAGCAGACGGATTTCGTATGCCGGCTGAATATGAGCCACAGGAAAAGGTTTGGATGATCTGGCCGGAACGTCCGGACAATTGGCGCGACGGAGGAAAACCTGCACAAGAAGCTTTTTCAAATGTCGCAAAAGCAATCAGTCGTTTTACACCGATGAATGTGGTGGTTTCTCGTGAGCAATTCGCGAACTGCCGCCAACAGCTTCCGGAAGAGATCACTGTTTATGAAATGTCAAATAATGATGCGTGGATTCGCGACTGCGGCCCTTCCTTCTTGATTGATGATCAAGGTGAGCTTCGTGGTGCTGACTGGGCCTTCAACGCTTGGGGTGGATTGGTAGATGGACTCTATTTCCCTTGGGATCAAGACGATTTGGTTGCACGGAAAATTTGCGAAATCGAGCATGTTGCTTCTTATCGTACAGACGACTTTGTTTTAGAAGGCGGCTCCTTCCATGTTGATGGTGAAGGAACTGTATTGACAACGGAAATGTGTCTACTAAGTGAAGGGCGCAATCCTCACATGACGAAAGAAGAAATCGAGCAGAAATTATGCGACTACTTAAACTGTGAAAAAGTCCTATGGCTAAAAGATGGGATCGATCCAGAAGAAACCAATGGACACGTTGACGATGTGGCTTGCTTTGTTGCACCAGGAGAGGTTGCTTGTATTTATACAGACGATAAAAACAGTCCATTCTATGAAGCAGCTCAAGATGGCTACAAACGCTTAAGCGAAATGACAGATGCAAAAGGCAGAAAACTACGTGTTCATAAAATTTGTTGTCCTGTAAACAACGTAACAATCAAAGGCAGCTTCAAGATCGACTACGTAGAAGGAACCATGCCTCGTGAAGATGGTGATATCTGTATTGCTTCTTACATGAACTTTTTGATTACAAACAATGGTGTGATCGTACCTCAATATGGAGACGAAAATGACGCCTTGGCAATCGAACAAATCCAAGCCATTTTCCCTGATAAAGAAGTTGTTGGAGTCAATACTGTAGAAGTTGTTTATGGTGGTGGAAATATTCACTGTATTACACAACAACAGCCAAAACGCTAA
- the arcC gene encoding carbamate kinase has translation MSRIVIALGGNALGNTPQEQLEQINNSAPALVNLIKLGHEIIISHGNGPQVGMIEKALNKAADLDDSIAHFELPECTAMSQGYIGYHLQNCILRQLRKENMPWNVATIVTQVEVDANDPAFKNPTKPIGSFYSKEQAEQLQTENPALVFKEDSGRGYRQMVASPIPVNIVEGKSILNLLNNEFIVIACGGGGIPVIKKNDGDYNGIPAVIDKDIASAKLADLVDADFFFILTAVDHVAIRYGTPEQEDLTEISVEQAQEYADAGEFAPGSMLPKVQAAMEFASSKSGRKAIIASLEKAADALNGASGTVIRS, from the coding sequence ATGTCAAGAATCGTTATAGCACTAGGTGGAAATGCATTAGGAAATACGCCACAAGAACAATTGGAGCAAATCAATAACTCAGCACCTGCTTTGGTCAACTTGATCAAGCTAGGCCATGAGATCATTATCAGTCATGGAAATGGCCCTCAGGTTGGCATGATTGAAAAAGCCTTAAATAAAGCAGCTGATCTGGATGACAGTATTGCTCATTTTGAACTGCCTGAATGTACTGCGATGAGTCAAGGCTACATAGGCTATCATTTACAGAATTGCATTCTTCGTCAGCTGAGAAAAGAAAATATGCCTTGGAATGTTGCCACAATCGTTACGCAAGTAGAAGTCGATGCAAATGATCCGGCATTCAAAAATCCTACCAAGCCAATCGGAAGCTTCTACTCGAAAGAGCAAGCGGAGCAGCTTCAAACAGAAAATCCTGCACTAGTATTTAAGGAAGACTCCGGCAGAGGCTATCGCCAAATGGTAGCCTCCCCTATTCCAGTCAACATCGTTGAAGGAAAATCCATTTTGAATCTATTGAACAATGAATTTATTGTGATTGCATGTGGTGGTGGCGGCATTCCGGTTATCAAGAAAAATGATGGAGATTACAACGGTATACCAGCCGTTATTGACAAAGATATCGCCTCTGCCAAGCTCGCTGATCTTGTTGACGCTGACTTTTTCTTCATTCTAACTGCTGTAGACCATGTAGCCATTCGCTACGGTACACCAGAGCAGGAGGATTTGACAGAAATCAGTGTGGAGCAAGCACAGGAATACGCTGATGCCGGTGAGTTTGCCCCCGGTAGCATGCTGCCAAAGGTTCAAGCAGCAATGGAATTTGCATCTTCAAAATCAGGCAGAAAAGCTATCATTGCTTCTCTGGAAAAAGCCGCAGATGCGTTGAACGGAGCAAGTGGAACGGTTATTCGTTCTTAG
- a CDS encoding DUF624 domain-containing protein, which produces MMKSMRTFENNLYMKAFRWAYNLLIFNVLFTLLNLPLFLAFNLLAVDPRNTLFFLVALLPFGGAFAALLGSLEQFSLDKECEPVTVFFNQIRSFWLKGTAYWLVTLACLIVIFTDLLFFSATPWFQWISPLLFIVGVIGLGVFLNSSYFQIRNPLASSKDIYKISFFYTLKKWYLTGLNGLLLVAILGCMLLKPQLGYLLAPSLLGGLIYLNSRHLYKVKAVDPMERHP; this is translated from the coding sequence ATGATGAAATCAATGCGTACCTTTGAAAATAATCTCTATATGAAAGCATTTCGCTGGGCGTATAATTTGCTCATATTTAATGTATTGTTTACATTGCTGAATTTACCATTATTCTTAGCTTTCAATTTGTTAGCTGTAGATCCTCGCAATACCTTGTTCTTTCTGGTAGCGCTGTTGCCTTTTGGCGGAGCTTTCGCGGCGTTATTAGGTTCTTTGGAACAGTTTTCCTTGGATAAAGAATGCGAACCAGTTACCGTTTTTTTCAACCAGATACGTAGTTTTTGGTTGAAAGGAACGGCCTACTGGCTTGTGACACTCGCTTGTTTGATCGTTATCTTTACTGACTTGTTATTTTTTTCAGCTACGCCATGGTTTCAGTGGATCAGTCCTTTACTCTTTATTGTTGGTGTGATCGGACTAGGGGTCTTTTTAAATAGTAGTTATTTTCAAATCCGGAATCCGCTAGCGAGCAGCAAAGATATTTATAAAATCAGTTTTTTTTATACCCTCAAAAAATGGTATCTGACTGGACTGAATGGTTTATTACTTGTAGCTATTCTTGGGTGTATGCTGTTAAAACCACAGCTTGGCTATTTGCTTGCACCGTCTCTGCTTGGTGGTCTTATCTATCTGAATAGCAGACATCTTTATAAAGTTAAAGCTGTAGATCCGATGGAGCGGCATCCATAA
- a CDS encoding DUF2264 domain-containing protein — MKSVSYPVMKTKEEFSGAFQKIVQPAINAVDSKHPGLLNIGSAGAIYSKKTREAEGFLRLLWGYGPFYSQRPVDDTFKQLMKGICEGVDPISPDYWGKIGHVDQLMVEMAPLAVFLIMNKEKVEATVSEKEYQQIADWMNQINAFDTAQNNWLFFRILVNVCLHKNYERDTFAQIEKDFAKIETFYLGNGWYYDGVKVQIDYYISFAIHYYSLLYAVLFAEEDPQRSKQLKERAAAFAETFQHWFDEEGRGIPFGRSLTYRFAQSSFWSAMLFAKVEGFDSKKSKLLLSKNLAFWLSQDIFSSDGLLRVGYCYDDLVMSEEYNAPGSPYWALKAFLVLALPEDDPVWSMEAIDSESTESVEHTLIKEARMLLRKSSDGKEVQAFPVGQFVELHTHGEAKYGKFVYSTLFGFNVSKGLVGYEKGGFDNVLAISERDNFYRVRTTFESYRTTDTHVAVSWKPWADVTIQSCIIPFEQWHFRIHKINSERELNVRDGGFSVPYDGVETIQVQQTEKDCFLDSVIGVSGVVDLTGQGQTGISARLANINVLYNNVMFPYLNQDISKGETMICTAFLGDGQQKTSEIQDLPEALISGNNVVLTIGKEKKVIELPFTR; from the coding sequence ATGAAATCAGTTAGTTACCCAGTCATGAAAACGAAAGAAGAGTTTAGTGGTGCATTTCAGAAAATTGTTCAGCCGGCAATCAACGCCGTAGACTCAAAACATCCAGGTCTACTAAATATTGGCTCTGCAGGAGCAATATACAGTAAAAAAACACGAGAAGCAGAAGGCTTTCTACGACTGTTATGGGGCTACGGCCCCTTCTATAGCCAAAGACCAGTGGATGATACCTTTAAGCAGCTGATGAAGGGGATCTGTGAAGGGGTCGATCCGATATCTCCAGATTACTGGGGCAAGATTGGTCATGTGGATCAGTTAATGGTAGAAATGGCGCCATTAGCAGTTTTCCTCATTATGAATAAAGAGAAAGTTGAAGCAACCGTTTCAGAGAAAGAGTACCAACAGATTGCTGATTGGATGAATCAAATCAATGCGTTCGATACGGCCCAAAATAACTGGCTATTTTTCAGAATTTTAGTGAATGTTTGTCTTCATAAGAATTATGAGAGGGATACCTTTGCTCAAATTGAAAAGGATTTTGCCAAAATCGAAACCTTCTATTTAGGAAATGGCTGGTATTATGACGGTGTTAAGGTTCAGATTGATTACTATATTTCTTTTGCGATTCATTATTATTCCCTTCTGTATGCTGTTTTATTTGCAGAAGAGGACCCGCAGAGAAGTAAGCAATTAAAGGAACGGGCGGCAGCATTTGCGGAAACCTTTCAACATTGGTTTGATGAGGAGGGGCGAGGGATTCCCTTTGGCAGAAGCCTAACCTATCGCTTCGCTCAAAGCTCATTCTGGTCAGCGATGCTGTTTGCAAAAGTAGAGGGTTTTGATTCGAAAAAATCAAAGCTGTTGTTGAGTAAAAATTTAGCTTTTTGGTTGTCTCAGGATATTTTTTCTTCAGATGGCTTGCTTCGAGTGGGGTATTGCTATGACGATTTGGTGATGTCTGAGGAGTACAATGCACCTGGTTCACCCTATTGGGCATTAAAGGCCTTCTTGGTTTTGGCCTTGCCTGAGGATGATCCTGTCTGGTCAATGGAAGCGATCGACTCAGAGTCTACAGAATCAGTGGAGCATACACTGATCAAGGAAGCAAGAATGCTGCTACGAAAAAGTTCTGACGGTAAAGAGGTTCAAGCTTTTCCAGTCGGTCAGTTTGTTGAACTGCATACACATGGGGAAGCAAAGTATGGGAAATTTGTTTACTCTACATTGTTTGGGTTCAATGTATCGAAAGGTCTGGTTGGATACGAAAAGGGCGGCTTTGATAATGTGCTGGCTATTTCAGAACGAGATAATTTTTATCGTGTACGAACGACATTTGAAAGCTATCGAACAACTGATACACATGTTGCTGTCTCTTGGAAGCCTTGGGCAGATGTCACGATTCAATCCTGTATTATTCCTTTTGAACAATGGCATTTCAGGATTCACAAGATCAACAGTGAAAGAGAACTGAATGTTCGTGATGGTGGTTTTTCAGTTCCTTACGACGGAGTGGAAACCATACAGGTTCAGCAGACAGAGAAAGATTGTTTCTTGGATTCAGTAATCGGCGTTTCGGGTGTTGTAGATCTGACAGGACAGGGACAGACGGGTATTTCAGCTCGCTTAGCGAATATAAACGTATTGTATAACAATGTCATGTTTCCTTATCTGAATCAGGATATTTCTAAAGGTGAAACAATGATCTGTACAGCTTTTCTAGGTGACGGTCAACAGAAGACAAGCGAGATACAAGATTTACCGGAAGCTCTTATTTCAGGAAATAACGTGGTCTTGACTATCGGAAAAGAAAAGAAAGTAATTGAGCTACCATTTACTCGATAA
- a CDS encoding glycoside hydrolase family 88 protein, producing the protein MERMDDYLDKITAKVLKESARNEDSIPYIPENGRYTDMGQEDIAWWTNGFFGGLLWQLYHYSGKEELRTHAERIEERLDQALEEFVDLHHDVGFMWLHTAVANYRKTGNEKSKVRGLKAASVLASRFNSNGQFIRAWNEDKTGWVIIDSMMNIPLLHWAAAELDDPRFKQLAIAHANTIQHYLIRKDGSSAHIGSFDPESGEFIEWIGGQGYSADSAWSRGQGWAIYGFALSYKHTGDTSYLNTAIQVANYFLANSAQTDYVPAIDFKAPLIEEDTDTSAAMIAACGLIELSRQLPKEQGKLYKKGAERLLIAVLEEYTDLSVETDGLVNGGAVDYHSKEGKNVGLVYADYFLIEALLKLKEAEMDLW; encoded by the coding sequence ATGGAAAGAATGGATGACTATTTAGATAAAATCACCGCAAAGGTGTTAAAAGAATCTGCAAGAAATGAAGACAGTATCCCCTATATTCCTGAAAATGGACGATACACAGATATGGGCCAAGAAGATATCGCTTGGTGGACGAATGGCTTTTTTGGTGGGTTGTTATGGCAGCTTTATCATTATTCGGGAAAAGAGGAATTAAGGACACATGCTGAGCGGATCGAAGAAAGACTTGATCAAGCGCTCGAGGAATTTGTTGATTTACATCATGATGTCGGGTTCATGTGGCTGCATACAGCAGTAGCCAATTATCGTAAAACTGGAAATGAAAAATCAAAAGTTCGAGGCTTGAAAGCAGCGTCTGTTCTTGCTAGTCGATTTAATAGTAATGGTCAATTTATTCGAGCATGGAATGAGGATAAAACAGGCTGGGTTATTATCGATAGTATGATGAACATCCCACTACTCCATTGGGCAGCCGCAGAGCTTGATGATCCGCGGTTCAAACAGCTTGCAATTGCTCATGCAAATACGATTCAGCACTATTTGATTCGGAAGGATGGGTCATCTGCTCATATCGGCAGTTTCGATCCGGAGAGTGGCGAATTTATCGAATGGATTGGTGGTCAGGGGTATAGCGCTGATTCTGCGTGGTCTCGAGGGCAAGGCTGGGCAATCTATGGTTTTGCATTGAGCTACAAGCACACAGGAGATACGAGCTATCTGAATACAGCGATTCAAGTGGCTAATTATTTTCTGGCAAATTCGGCCCAAACTGATTATGTCCCTGCTATTGATTTTAAAGCACCGTTGATTGAAGAAGACACGGATACAAGTGCAGCGATGATTGCTGCTTGCGGTCTTATTGAACTGAGTCGGCAGTTACCTAAAGAACAAGGCAAGCTCTATAAGAAAGGCGCTGAGCGTCTACTGATAGCTGTTTTGGAAGAGTATACGGATTTGTCAGTAGAAACAGATGGATTGGTAAACGGAGGTGCGGTTGATTACCATAGCAAAGAGGGAAAAAATGTTGGGCTTGTCTATGCAGATTACTTTTTAATTGAGGCATTATTGAAGCTAAAAGAGGCTGAAATGGATCTTTGGTAA
- a CDS encoding ABC transporter substrate-binding protein, with protein sequence MKKFLKFAVLSTLFISVLSAMTACSKGADEGGKTAANELSVAVWAYDANPEFKAMVEAFEKENDDVKIKIVDIAADQYEDKVTTMLSAGDSTDVLAIKGVGSYVNYATKGQLLDLSKDAEAIDQPENFKGNLEGYELDGKYYALPFRKDIYMLFYNKTLFDDNKIAYPENLTWDEYEELAKQLTTEKDGEKVYGTYHHTWYPILLCTAANQTESSLLDGDYGFTKAYLDRWIRLQDEGYAMDYSSIKTASVTYASQFETEKTAMMPMGSFYLGKLLNAAKENRTTVEWGITSMPQNKKGEVSTYGGPSGFSVNKGAKNPDLAKKFVSFCSGEQGAKAVAGIGMTPAYQSEEVMNVLYNLEGMPQDEESKRALNPDKNGWEMLPDPKTAEINSIINEEYDLIMVEDSSVKTGIDALNKRVKEVLEEDK encoded by the coding sequence ATGAAAAAATTTCTGAAGTTTGCAGTATTGTCTACCTTGTTTATCAGTGTTCTATCAGCAATGACGGCTTGTAGCAAAGGCGCAGATGAAGGAGGGAAAACTGCTGCAAACGAACTATCAGTGGCTGTCTGGGCATATGATGCGAATCCGGAATTCAAAGCGATGGTTGAAGCGTTTGAAAAAGAGAATGACGATGTGAAAATCAAAATTGTGGATATCGCTGCTGATCAGTATGAAGATAAAGTCACTACAATGCTCTCTGCAGGGGATTCGACAGATGTATTGGCAATCAAGGGAGTCGGAAGCTACGTCAATTATGCAACAAAAGGGCAGCTGTTGGATCTTTCTAAGGATGCAGAAGCTATTGACCAGCCGGAAAACTTCAAAGGTAACCTTGAAGGCTACGAGCTTGATGGGAAATATTACGCATTACCATTCAGAAAAGATATCTATATGCTCTTTTACAATAAAACACTTTTTGATGACAACAAAATTGCTTATCCGGAGAATCTGACTTGGGATGAATATGAAGAGTTGGCGAAGCAGCTGACAACGGAAAAAGACGGCGAAAAGGTGTATGGAACCTATCATCATACGTGGTACCCAATTCTGCTGTGTACAGCTGCCAATCAAACAGAGAGTTCCTTATTAGATGGCGACTATGGGTTTACGAAAGCGTATCTTGATCGTTGGATTCGTCTGCAAGATGAAGGATATGCAATGGACTACTCTTCAATAAAAACAGCTAGTGTGACCTACGCTTCTCAATTTGAAACGGAGAAAACAGCGATGATGCCAATGGGTAGCTTTTATCTAGGGAAGCTATTGAATGCTGCCAAGGAAAACCGGACAACTGTTGAGTGGGGAATTACATCAATGCCGCAAAATAAAAAGGGCGAGGTGAGCACATACGGCGGGCCCTCAGGTTTTTCTGTAAACAAAGGGGCTAAAAATCCTGATTTAGCTAAAAAATTTGTCAGCTTCTGTTCCGGTGAACAAGGAGCAAAGGCTGTTGCAGGGATCGGTATGACACCAGCATATCAATCAGAGGAAGTGATGAACGTCTTATACAATCTTGAAGGAATGCCTCAAGATGAAGAAAGCAAGCGTGCGTTGAATCCAGATAAGAATGGTTGGGAAATGCTGCCAGATCCAAAAACAGCGGAAATCAATTCGATCATTAATGAAGAATATGATTTGATCATGGTTGAAGATAGCTCAGTGAAAACCGGGATTGACGCATTGAATAAACGCGTGAAGGAAGTGTTGGAAGAGGATAAGTGA